GGCGCTCGATGCGCCCCTTCACCAGGAACCAGACGAAGGGGATGAGGAACAGCAGCCCCAGCCCGCGCCCCCACAGCCGGTGGATATATTCCCACCAGAAGATCGTCTGGAAGTCGGAAAGGGTCATCCAGAAGTTCTTGTGCTGGAACTCTGGCGTTTGCCTGTACAGGTCGAACAGCCGCTGCCAGGCGGCGTCGCTCATCGGCGGCACGGCGTCCAGGAAGGCGCGCCATTCCACCATCGACAGGCCGGATTCGGTCAGCCTTGTGATGCCGCCGATCACCACCATGACGAAGATGGCGGCGGAACAGACCAGCAGCCAGCGGCCGATCTGGCGGCGATGCGCGGTACGGTCAGACGCGAAAGCGGTGTCGGCGGCGGCGGTCATCGGGCGCGGCATCCCTGGCTGGACGATATGGCTGTGGTCGGGATGGAATGTGTCGCGCCGGGCGGCTGCCGTCAAACCCCCGCGACCTTTGGGCGCGGCCTTATTGGACCAGCTTTACCGCGCCATCCTCGATGGCGAGCGGCACCGTCGTCAGGCTCTCGCCCTGGCAGGGGCCGGCGATGCATTCACCATCCGCGATCTTGAACAGCGCGCCATGGGTCGCGCAGATGATGAACTGGCCGCTATCGTCGATGAAATCGTCGGGCATCATTTCCAGCGGCGTGAACAGATGCGGGCAGACATTCACATAGCCGAATACCGCGCCGCCCTGACGCACCACGAAGATATCCCTGCCATCGACGGAAAATCCCCTGGAGTCGCCGTCGGGAATCTCCTCCAGCTGGCACAGCACGCTGCTCACAGGCTGGTCTCCCCCATCTCCAGCAGGATCTTCCAGTGCTCGTCGCTGACCGGCTGCACCGACAGGCGCGACTGGCGCACCAGCGCGATGTCGGTGAGGCGCGGATCTTCCTTGATGGCCTTCAGCGGCACCGGCTTGGTCATTTTCTTCACCGGCGCCACATCGACCATGCCGAACTTGCCGGCAGGGTCGCTGGGGTCCGGGTAATATTCCTTCACGATCTTGGCGATGCCGACGATCTCCACCCCTTCGTTGGAGTGGTAGAAGAAGGCGAGGTCGCCAATCTTCATCGCCTTCAGATTGTTGGCGGCCTGATAGTTGCGCACCCCGTCCCAATGGGTGCGCCCGTCCTTCACCAGCTGGTCCCAGGAATATTTGAAGGGCTCCGATTTCATCAGCCAGTGCGCCATCGGCTTATTCTCCAAGCGACGCGTTGAAGAACACCTTGCGCCAGGGCTTGATCTCGACATGCGCGAACAGCCCGGCAAGCGCATAGGGGTCGTTGGCGGCGAAGGCGCGGGCCGCCTCGATGTCCGGCATCTCGACGATCAGGTGGCTGCCGGTCGGCTCCTCGCCAGTGGCGCCGCCGCCCAGCACCGGGCCGCCGACCAGGATCTTGTCGGCCCGTTCCTTCAGATACTCCAGATGGGTCGGGCGGGTGGCCATGCGCAGCTCGACGCTGTTCGGCTTGTCTTGGCACACGATGGAAAACAGCATGGAAAAATCCTTCAGCTAGATATCGCGGAAAATGTCGGTCGAGAGGCTAGCCGGTCAAGACCGCGCTGCCAATGCTGTGCTTTGGGCCGCGTCTCGGGCCGAGTCACGAGGCCGCGCCGTGGCGCGCGGCTGCACGGAGACGGCGTCGGGGTCGAGCGGCCAGCGCGGGCGCGGCGCGAAGTCGAGGCCGTCGGTGAGACCGAGGCGCAGCCGCTCGATGCCGGCCCAGGCGATCATCGCCGCATTGTCGGTGCACAGGCGTGGCGGCGGGGCGGTGAAGCCATAGCCGAAGTCGCCGCACAGCCCGGTCAGCGCGGTCCGGATGGTCTGGTTGGAGGCAACGCCGCCGGCCACCACCAGCCTGCGCACTTCCGGATGGCTCTGCCCGAGCATCGTCATCGCGTTGCGGCAGCGGTTCACCAAGCTCTCGGCGGCGGCGGCCTGGAAGCTGGCGGCGAGGTCTGCCTGCGCGCGTTCCGGCAGTGGGCGCGGCATCGCCTCGGCGATATGGCGCACGGCGGTCTTCAGGCCGGAGAAGGAGAAGTCGCAGCCCGGCCGGCCCAGCATCGGGCGTGGCAGGGTGTAGCGCGCCGGATCGCCCGCGGTGGCGGCCTTTTCCAGTGACGGGCCGCCCGGATAGGGCAGGCCCAGCATCTTCGCCGTCTTGTCGAAGGCTTCGCCGACAGCATCGTCGATGGTGGAGCCCAGCAGCGCATAGCGCCCGACACCTTCGACCACGAGCAGCTGGCAATGCCCGCCGGACACCAGCAGCAGCAGGTAGGGGAAGGCGACATTGTCGGTCAGCCGCGCCGTCAGCGCGTGGCCTTCCAGATGGTTCACCGCGAGGAAGGGCAGGCCGTGCACGGCGGCGATGGCCTTGGCCGTCATCACGCCGACGATGACGCCGCCGATCAGCCCCGGCCCGCCGGTCGCGGCGACGCCGGACAGGTCGGCGAAGCCCATGCCGGCCTCGTCCATCGCCTGGCCCACCAGCCGGTCGATATGGTCGAGATGCGCGCGCGCGGCGATTTCCGGCACCACGCCGCCATAGGGGCGGTGCTCCTCCAGCTGCGACAGCACGACGTTGGACAGAATCCGCCGGTCCGCCGTCACGATGGCGGCAGCGGTCTCGTCGCAACTTGTCTCGATGCCCAGAACGATCATGGCGCGCACTCTATCGGATAGGTACGGTATACTCCAACGGGCTTTCCTTCCGCCCTTCATGCGTCTATCTGTGGCTATACCATGCAGAATAAAAGCCTTGTCCGAATCGGCACCCGTGGCAGCCAGCTCGCCCTGGCGCAGGCCAGCGAGGTCAAAGCGCGTCTCGCCGCCGCGCATGAGGCTCTCCGCGATCCCGACGCGGTGGAGATCGTCGTCATCAGCACCACCGGCGACCGGGTGCAGGACCGTCCGCTGGCGGATATCGGCGGCAAGGGCCTGTTCACCAAGGAGATCGAGGAGGCGCTGCTGTCGGGCGGCATCGACCTCGCCGTACACTCCATGAAGGATGTGCCGACGGTGCTGCCGGACGGCCTCATCATCGATTGCATCCTGGAGCGCGAGGATCCGCGCGACGCCTTCCTGTCCACGAAGGCAGCCGGCATCGACGAGCTGCCGGCGGGAAGCGTGGTTGGCACCTCCTCGCTGCGGCGGCAGGCGCTGATCCTCAGCCGTCGGTCCGATTTGAAGGTGGTCAGCTTCCGGGGCAATGTCGGAACCAGGCTGCGCAAGCTGGAAAATGGCGATGTCGATGCCACGCTGCTGGCGGTGGCCGGGCTGAATCGCCTGACATTGCAGCCGGCGGGGACCACGCCCATTCCGGCCGATGTCATGCTGCCGGCGGTGGCGCAGGGCGCCATCGGTATCGAGCGGCGGGAATCGGACGACCGGGTCGCCGTGCTGCTGGCGCCGCTGAACCATGCCGAATCCGCCATCCGGGTGACGGCGGAACGCGCCTTGCTGGCGGTGCTGGATGGTTCCTGCCGCACGCCGATTGCCGCGCATGCCGTGCTGTCGGGCGACCGTTTGGCGCTTGATGGCCTTGTCGTGTTGCCGGATGGCTCGCAACGCCATGATGCGGCGCTCGAAGGGGCGCCGGGCGATGCCGCAGCACTGGGCCGCGAGGTCGGGCTGCAATTGAAGCGCGATGCCGGGGCGGAATTTTTCCGGCTCTTGGGGCAGGGTTGATGCGGGTCCTGCTGACCCGTCCCGAACCCGACTCCACGGCGCTGGCCGCGCGCCTGAAAAATGACGGCATCGAGAGTGTGATCGCGCCGCTGCTGGAAATCGTGCCGCGCGATCCCGGCCCGCCGCCGGTGCCAATGGACAGCGTGCAGGCCTTGCTTGTCACCTCCGCCAATGCGGCGGAGCGCCTGCCGTCGGTGACCGAACGCCGCGATGTCCGCGTGCTCTGTGTCGGCGCGGCAACGGCGGAGGCGGCGCGCGCGCAAGGCTTCGATTCCGTGGAAAGCGCCGATGGCGCCATTGAGGAGCTGACCGCGCTGGCGCTCGGCACGCTCGATCCCAAGGCCGGGCCGGTGCTGCATCTCTCGGGCGAGACGGTGGCCGGCGACCTCGCCGGCATGCTGCGGCTGGCGGGGTTCGAGGCGCACCGGCTGGTGGTCTATGAGGCCCGTCCGGCGGAGGCCTTGCCGCCCCGCGTGCTGGCGGAACTGCGGCGGGGGCGGCTGGATGCCGTCCTGTTTTTCTCTCCCCGCACGGCGGAGACCTTTGTTAGGCTGGTCAAATCGGCGGGTCTGGCAGGGCAACTCGACAGCGTTGCGGCGGTCGCGATCAGCGACAAGGCGGCGGATGCCTGCCGCACCCTGCCCTGGCGTAGCGTGCTTGTCGCAGCATCGCCCGATTTGCCGGGCATGATGGCGGCTCTGACCCAGATGGCAACGGCCCAAGCGAAACCGGTGGATGGCGCGATGAGCGAACAGGACAAAGACCAGAAAGCAAAGCCGAAGCCCGAGTCTGCGAAGCCCGAGTCTGCGAAGCCGGCAGAGTCGACAGCGGTGTCGAAGGCATCGCCTGCCGGTGCGGCGGGCGCGAAGCCCGCAGACAGGAAGCCGGAAGGCCCGTCTGCCGCTTCCGCTTCTTCCGCCGCTGCTCCGCGCCGCAGCCGCGCGAAACTCTATGGCTATGGCGTGCTGGCGCTTGTCGTGCTGGCCATCGTTGCCTTCGGAACGCTGCCGCTGTGGCGGCCCACCGTGCAGCCCTATTTGTCGCAGATCGGCATCACCTTGCCGGATCTGACGCCGGCTTCCGCCGAGGATCAGCGGCTCACCGCCCTGACCGAGCGCGTGGCTGCGCTGGAAGCGACACCCCGCCAGGCCGATACGGCCCCGCAGGAGTTGGCCGATCTGCGGACGGCGCTGGAGGCGCGCATCACCGGTCTGGAAGAGCGCCAGACCGCGCTGTCCGAGGAAATCCAGCTGGTCCGCGAGATGCTGGCCGGCGAGGGGACGGCATCGTCGGCTGCTGCGCCGTCTGCGCTGCCCGCACCGGAAATCATGGATCGGCTGGAAAAGCTGGAACAGCAGGCGCAGGCGCTTGCCCAGGCGCAGGCCGGGCTGGATGGCGAGGCGCTGCGCGGCCGCGTGGCGGCGCTGGAAACCCGGCTGGCCGATATGCCGCGCACCGACCCGCAGGAGATGAGCCGCCTGCGCGAGGATCTGGGGGCGCTGAAACAATCCCTGTCGGAGATCGAGACCGGGGCCGGCGAGCGCGAGGCGCTGGTGCTGGCGGCGGCACAGCTTGCCGGACCGTTGCAGCAGGGGCTGTCCTACGAGATCGAACTGGCGGCGCTGAAGCGCACCGCAGGCGCTGATCCGCTGGTGGCGGAGATCGCCGTGCAGCTTCAGCCCTATGCAGCGCAGGGTGTGCCGACGCTGGAGGCGCTGCGGCAGCGCTTCCCGGATGTTGCGGGCGAGGCCGTGCGGGCGGCCCGGGTCGGAGAAAGCGACAGCGTGGTCGGCCAGACCCTGAACCGTATCGCGGGCCTGGTGTCTCTGCGCCGGGTCGGCCAGGTCGAGGGCGATACCGCAGAAGCCCGCATCGCCCGTGCCGAGGCGGCGCTGGCGCGGGGCGACCTCGCCGCGGTGCTTGGCGATCTGGAGGGGCTTCCCACCGATGCCGCGACCGTCGTCGCCGGCTGGCGCGCCGATGCCGAAGCGCGGCTGGCGGCGGACAAGGCGCTGGCCCGCTTGCGTGATCATCTGCTGGCCGGGCTGACCCAGCCTGCGGCCCAGCCCGCGACGAAGCCGTGAGGATACGGCTATGATCCGCGCAATCCTGTTCTTTGTGAAGCTGGCGCTGCTGGTCGCCGCCGCGGTCTGGCTGGTCGAGCATCCGGGTATGGTCCGTGTCGATTGGCAGGGCTACCGGCTGGAAACCTCCTTCGGCATTCTGGTGCTGATGCTGCTGGCGCTGGCTGTGCTGCTCTATGTGCTGGTGCGCTTCTACGGCTCCATCCTGAAGGCACCCTTCGCCTTTCTGAATGCCCGGCAGGAGCGCAAGCGCCGGCAGGGCTATCTTGCGCTGACACAGGGAATGGTGGCGGTCGCCGCCGGCGATCCGGACGAGGCGAAGCGGCTGGCCCGCAAGGCCGATTCGCTGCTGGACGACCCGCCGCTGACCATGCTGCTGTCGGCGCAGGCGGCGCAGCTGAATGGCGACGAGGCAGCGGCCGAACGCTATTTCACCGCCATGCTGAAACGCCCGGAAACCGAGTTCCTGGGCCTGCGTGGCCTGCTGACCGCCGCCGTGCGCAAGCAGGATTCCGCCAAGGCCTTGACGCTGGTGAAGCGTGCACATGAGATCAAGCCGCAGACCGACTGGGTGCTGCGCACCCTGTTCGACCTGCAGGTGAAGGAAGCGCGCTGGAACGAGGCGCTGGCCACCGTGCAGGAGATGGCGCAGACCAAGCTGCTGTCCGCCGAGACGGCGAATCGCCACCGCGCGGCCCTGCAGACCGAACGCACGCGCGAGGAAGTCGCCAAGGGTGACACCGGCGAGGCGCTGGACCGGGCGAAGCGCGCGCTGGGCCACAAGGCCGATTTCGTGCCGGCGGCACTGGAAAAGGCGCGGCTGCTGATCGAGGCCGGCAAGCACAAGCGCGCGGCGAAGCTGATCGAAAGCGTGTGGGCGGTGCGCCCGCACCCCGATCTCGTCCCCCTGTACGAACGCTGCTGGCCGGGCGAGAGCGCCCTGCAGCGCATGCGGCGCTTCCAGCATCTGGCATCGCTCAACCCCGATGCGGTGGACAGCCGGATCGCGGTCGCCGGCGCGGCGCTCGAGGCCCAGCTCTGGGGCGAGGCGCGCGGTCATCTCGACAAGGCGATGGCGGCCGGTGCCTCGGCCCGCGCCTACCGGCTGATGGCATCGGTCGTCGAGTCCGAATATGGCGATGCCGTGAAGACCCGGGACTGGCTGACCAAGGCCGCCGCGGCGCCGGCCGATCCGGCCTGGATCTGCGGCAATTGCGGTGCGCAGGCCGAACGCTGGCATGCGGTATGCGGCAATTGCGGCGCGTTTGACAGCCAGGACTGGCGCACGCCGCCACGCGCAGAGACGGATGCGGTGCCGGCACTCGACGCCCGGGCCGACGCCCGGGCCGGGACCGGGCAGACTCAACGGCCGCCGCAGCCGCCGGTTATCCTGCCGCCCGCAGCACAGCCGGCGGTAGCGGCAGCAACGCCACCCCGGCCGGATTAAGGGGGCCGGACTAAAGGGCCGGGTAAGGGCATCGGGATTGACCCGGTGCCGCGTCTCCGCTACGAGGCCTGGCCCATCCGTTCCAGCGCTCCTGTCCTAGCGCCCCTGCGAGGTTTCGACATGCCTGCCCACCCCGACTTCCCGAATCTGCATGTGCTCGATCATCCGCTGATCCAGCACAAGCTCTCCAAGATGCGCAGCCGCGAGACGACGACGATCAAGTTCCGCCTGCTGCTGAAGGAGATCGCGCTGCTGATGGGCTACGAGATCACCCGCAATCTGCCGATGACGACGGAGCGGGTGGAAACGCCGCTCACCACCATGGACGCGCCGGTGATCGACGGCCGCAAGCTGGCGGTTGTCTCGATCCTGCGCGCCGGCCTCGGCATGGCGGACGGGTTGCTGGAGCTGGTGCCGGCGGCACGGATCGGCCATGTCGGCCTCTATCGCGATCACGACACCAAGCAGCCGGTGGAATATCTGGTGAAGCTGCCTTCTGCGGAGGGACGGCTGTTCATCCTGGTCGATCCGATGCTGGCGACTGGCAATTCGGCGGTACATGCCGTCGATGTGCTGAACCGGCACGGCGTGCCGGACGAGCATATCCGCTTCATGGCGCTGGTGGCGGCGCCCGAGGGCGTGGCGCAGTTCAACAAATCGCACCCCAACGTGCCGGTCTATGTGGCGTCGCTGGATGAGAAGCTGGACGAGAATGCCTATATCGTGCCGGGCCTGGGCGATGCCGGCGACCGGCTGTTCGGCACCAAATAGCGAGGAAGACTCCCATGCCCCTGTCCGAACCGGCCGCACGCGAGAAGCTGCATACCCGCACGGTGACCTGCGAGGGATTCCGCCGCGCCGACGGGCTGTGGGACATCGAAGGCCACATGACCGACGTGAAGACCTACGGCTTCGACAATAGCTGGCGTGGCCGGGTCGAGCCGGGCGAGCCGCTGCACGGCATGTGGCTGCGCCTCACCATCGACGAGGATTTCACGATCCGCGCCGCCGAGGCCTTCACCGAATACAGCCCCTACGCGGTCTGCGGCGCCATTGCGCCGAATTTCCAGGCGCTGGAAGGGCTGACCATCGGGCCGGGTTTCACCCGCAAGGTGAAGGAACTGCTGGGCGGCACGCGGGGCTGTACCCATCTGGTGGAGCTGCTGGGGCCGATGGCGACGACCGCCTACCAGACGCTGGTCGGGCAGCGCCGGAAAAAGCCGCAGCCGGAAGACGCGCCGCGGCGCAAGCCCTGGCATCTGGATACGTGCCACGCGCTGGCCAGCGATGGCCCGATCGTGAAGAAGGATTGGCCGGACTTTTATACCGGCCGCTGAGTCCGTTCCGCCGCAATCTGCTGGCGCGTCATGCCCAGCGCCGCATCCAGCGGGTGGGGCGTCTGCACGGCGGCGGGCGGCCGAAGGCTGTCAATGGGGTCATCCAGCCCGGCGGCGACCGAGCGGAAATAGGCCAGCGCGAAGACCCGCACCGCCGAGGTCAGGCTGGAGCGGTCGCGCACCTGGTTCACCAGCGTACAGAGCTGGTTGATGCTGAGATTTTCCCGAAGCGAGATATCGCGCAGCGCGTCCCACATTTCGGGCTCCAGCCGCATGCTCGTCCTGTGTCCGTTCACGACGACGTTATGGCTTTTCAGGCTCGTGCCCATTTGCCCTTCGCGGTTGCTGCGCCGCCGCCGCCGGGGCGCCGGACGATTATCTTGGTATGTCAGTGTAGTGGAGCGCTTGATGAATGCAACCATGAAATGTCTTTCTTTTTGAAACACCCTCAATGGTTGATGTGCTCAGGGTATTTTTTCGTCAGGGGTCTGGGTGGACAGCGACAGGGCATGGATTGGCCCGGTCAGCTCTTCCGCCAGCAGCGCATGGATCATGCGCTGGCGCTCGACGCGTGATTTGCCGGCGAACTGCGCGGAGACGATCTCGACGCGGAAGTGGCTTTCCCCGCCGGGCCGGTGTCCGGCATGACCGACATGACGGTGGGATTCGTCGATGACCGTCAGGCTTTCCGGGGCGAGTCCCTGGCGCAGCTTGGCTTCTATCGTCTGGGCAACTGTCATGGAATCCTCACTGCCTGTGGTTGCGCCGGCATGGCGATTAACCATTACCGTGATACGAAGAGTAACGTCCGTACACAAATGATAAATCCGCAAACCCCGTATCAAAGCGGAAGATGCCGCCTGATGCGGTCAGCTATGCGGCCGGCTGATGCGGCTGCATGTGCGCCATGTTGTGCAGTCTCGGCGCTTGCCGGGGATGGGTCGCGCGACCATAATTCCTGTCATGGCACGCACGAAGACAATTGACCCGTGGGAAGAGGAGTGGCGCCGGCGCTATGCCGAGGCGCAGGCGCATCAGCCGGCCCATCGTATGTGCGAGCATCCCGGCTGTTCGGAGCGGGGCGAATTCCGTGCGCCGCGCGCGCGCGACAAGCTGAACGAATATCGCTGGTTCTGCCTGGCCCATGTGCGCGCCTACAATGCCGCCTGGAATTATTTCGCCGGCATGAGCGAGCCCGAGGTCGAGGCGCATATCCGCCGCGATATTATCTGGGACCGGCCAACCTGGCGGCTGGGCGACGGCCAGCGCGTGAAGGAGCCGAAGAAGGGCTGGCGCGTCTATGATGATTTTGGAATCTATGAGGAAAATGTCGGCCCGGATGCCGAGCAGGCCGAGAAAGCGAGGCGTCAGGCGCGCCAGCCTGCCGCCTCACCGGAGGCGCAGGCCGCTGCCGAGCTGGGGCTGGAATTGCCGATCACCTGGCCGGAAGTGCGGGTGCGCTACCGCCAGCTGGCCAAGGAGAATCACCCTGACATCAATGGCGGCGACAAGGCCGCCGAGGAGCGGCTGAAATCGATCAATCATGCCTATTCGATTTTGCGAAAGTTCTTATGTTAAAAAACGCGATGCGTAACCCTGCCCGATTGCGCTAGCCTGCTCCCCGATTTGGCCTGACGGCTGGCAAGGCTCCCTTAAAACAGAACGGAAGTCACCTTTCATGGCTCAAGCTACTGCGTCCGCCATCCCTGCATCGACCGTCGCGGAGACTCCGCGCGCGCACCCGCTGGACATGCCGGACATCACCGTTTCGGTGCGCCAGACCTTCGGCATCGATGTCGATATGGATGTGCCCGCCTTTTCCGTCGGCAGCGAATATGTGCCGGACCTGGACGAGACGTATCAGTTCGACCGGGCGACCACGCTCGCCATCCTGGCCGGCTTCGCGCATAACCGCCGCGTGATGATCCAGGGCTATCACGGCACCGGTAAATCGACCCATATCGAGCAGGTCGCCGCGCGCCTGAACTGGCCGTGCGTGCGCGTCAATCTGGACAGCCACATCAGCCGTATCGACCTGATCGGCAAGGACGCCATCGTGCTGCGCGACGGCCATCAGGTGACCGAGTTCCGTGAAGGCATCCTGCCCTGGGCGCTGCAGAACCCGGTGGCGCTGGTGTTCGACGAATATGACGCCGGCCGCGCCGACGTGATGTTCGTCATCCAGCGCGTGCTGGAGGTCGAGGGCAAGCTGACGTTGCTGGACCAGAACCGCGTGATCCGCCCGCACAAGAGCTTCCGCATGTTCTCCACCGCCAACACGGTGGGCCTCGG
This window of the Oceanibaculum nanhaiense genome carries:
- a CDS encoding Rieske (2Fe-2S) protein; translation: MSSVLCQLEEIPDGDSRGFSVDGRDIFVVRQGGAVFGYVNVCPHLFTPLEMMPDDFIDDSGQFIICATHGALFKIADGECIAGPCQGESLTTVPLAIEDGAVKLVQ
- a CDS encoding EVE domain-containing protein, yielding MAHWLMKSEPFKYSWDQLVKDGRTHWDGVRNYQAANNLKAMKIGDLAFFYHSNEGVEIVGIAKIVKEYYPDPSDPAGKFGMVDVAPVKKMTKPVPLKAIKEDPRLTDIALVRQSRLSVQPVSDEHWKILLEMGETSL
- a CDS encoding YciI family protein translates to MLFSIVCQDKPNSVELRMATRPTHLEYLKERADKILVGGPVLGGGATGEEPTGSHLIVEMPDIEAARAFAANDPYALAGLFAHVEIKPWRKVFFNASLGE
- the tsaD gene encoding tRNA (adenosine(37)-N6)-threonylcarbamoyltransferase complex transferase subunit TsaD, which produces MIVLGIETSCDETAAAIVTADRRILSNVVLSQLEEHRPYGGVVPEIAARAHLDHIDRLVGQAMDEAGMGFADLSGVAATGGPGLIGGVIVGVMTAKAIAAVHGLPFLAVNHLEGHALTARLTDNVAFPYLLLLVSGGHCQLLVVEGVGRYALLGSTIDDAVGEAFDKTAKMLGLPYPGGPSLEKAATAGDPARYTLPRPMLGRPGCDFSFSGLKTAVRHIAEAMPRPLPERAQADLAASFQAAAAESLVNRCRNAMTMLGQSHPEVRRLVVAGGVASNQTIRTALTGLCGDFGYGFTAPPPRLCTDNAAMIAWAGIERLRLGLTDGLDFAPRPRWPLDPDAVSVQPRATARPRDSARDAAQSTALAARS
- the hemC gene encoding hydroxymethylbilane synthase → MQNKSLVRIGTRGSQLALAQASEVKARLAAAHEALRDPDAVEIVVISTTGDRVQDRPLADIGGKGLFTKEIEEALLSGGIDLAVHSMKDVPTVLPDGLIIDCILEREDPRDAFLSTKAAGIDELPAGSVVGTSSLRRQALILSRRSDLKVVSFRGNVGTRLRKLENGDVDATLLAVAGLNRLTLQPAGTTPIPADVMLPAVAQGAIGIERRESDDRVAVLLAPLNHAESAIRVTAERALLAVLDGSCRTPIAAHAVLSGDRLALDGLVVLPDGSQRHDAALEGAPGDAAALGREVGLQLKRDAGAEFFRLLGQG
- a CDS encoding uroporphyrinogen-III synthase — protein: MRVLLTRPEPDSTALAARLKNDGIESVIAPLLEIVPRDPGPPPVPMDSVQALLVTSANAAERLPSVTERRDVRVLCVGAATAEAARAQGFDSVESADGAIEELTALALGTLDPKAGPVLHLSGETVAGDLAGMLRLAGFEAHRLVVYEARPAEALPPRVLAELRRGRLDAVLFFSPRTAETFVRLVKSAGLAGQLDSVAAVAISDKAADACRTLPWRSVLVAASPDLPGMMAALTQMATAQAKPVDGAMSEQDKDQKAKPKPESAKPESAKPAESTAVSKASPAGAAGAKPADRKPEGPSAASASSAAAPRRSRAKLYGYGVLALVVLAIVAFGTLPLWRPTVQPYLSQIGITLPDLTPASAEDQRLTALTERVAALEATPRQADTAPQELADLRTALEARITGLEERQTALSEEIQLVREMLAGEGTASSAAAPSALPAPEIMDRLEKLEQQAQALAQAQAGLDGEALRGRVAALETRLADMPRTDPQEMSRLREDLGALKQSLSEIETGAGEREALVLAAAQLAGPLQQGLSYEIELAALKRTAGADPLVAEIAVQLQPYAAQGVPTLEALRQRFPDVAGEAVRAARVGESDSVVGQTLNRIAGLVSLRRVGQVEGDTAEARIARAEAALARGDLAAVLGDLEGLPTDAATVVAGWRADAEARLAADKALARLRDHLLAGLTQPAAQPATKP
- a CDS encoding heme biosynthesis protein HemY gives rise to the protein MIRAILFFVKLALLVAAAVWLVEHPGMVRVDWQGYRLETSFGILVLMLLALAVLLYVLVRFYGSILKAPFAFLNARQERKRRQGYLALTQGMVAVAAGDPDEAKRLARKADSLLDDPPLTMLLSAQAAQLNGDEAAAERYFTAMLKRPETEFLGLRGLLTAAVRKQDSAKALTLVKRAHEIKPQTDWVLRTLFDLQVKEARWNEALATVQEMAQTKLLSAETANRHRAALQTERTREEVAKGDTGEALDRAKRALGHKADFVPAALEKARLLIEAGKHKRAAKLIESVWAVRPHPDLVPLYERCWPGESALQRMRRFQHLASLNPDAVDSRIAVAGAALEAQLWGEARGHLDKAMAAGASARAYRLMASVVESEYGDAVKTRDWLTKAAAAPADPAWICGNCGAQAERWHAVCGNCGAFDSQDWRTPPRAETDAVPALDARADARAGTGQTQRPPQPPVILPPAAQPAVAAATPPRPD
- the upp gene encoding uracil phosphoribosyltransferase; protein product: MPAHPDFPNLHVLDHPLIQHKLSKMRSRETTTIKFRLLLKEIALLMGYEITRNLPMTTERVETPLTTMDAPVIDGRKLAVVSILRAGLGMADGLLELVPAARIGHVGLYRDHDTKQPVEYLVKLPSAEGRLFILVDPMLATGNSAVHAVDVLNRHGVPDEHIRFMALVAAPEGVAQFNKSHPNVPVYVASLDEKLDENAYIVPGLGDAGDRLFGTK
- a CDS encoding DUF2889 domain-containing protein, coding for MPLSEPAAREKLHTRTVTCEGFRRADGLWDIEGHMTDVKTYGFDNSWRGRVEPGEPLHGMWLRLTIDEDFTIRAAEAFTEYSPYAVCGAIAPNFQALEGLTIGPGFTRKVKELLGGTRGCTHLVELLGPMATTAYQTLVGQRRKKPQPEDAPRRKPWHLDTCHALASDGPIVKKDWPDFYTGR
- a CDS encoding ribbon-helix-helix domain-containing protein, whose protein sequence is MGTSLKSHNVVVNGHRTSMRLEPEMWDALRDISLRENLSINQLCTLVNQVRDRSSLTSAVRVFALAYFRSVAAGLDDPIDSLRPPAAVQTPHPLDAALGMTRQQIAAERTQRPV
- a CDS encoding BolA family protein; amino-acid sequence: MTVAQTIEAKLRQGLAPESLTVIDESHRHVGHAGHRPGGESHFRVEIVSAQFAGKSRVERQRMIHALLAEELTGPIHALSLSTQTPDEKIP
- a CDS encoding DnaJ domain-containing protein, which encodes MARTKTIDPWEEEWRRRYAEAQAHQPAHRMCEHPGCSERGEFRAPRARDKLNEYRWFCLAHVRAYNAAWNYFAGMSEPEVEAHIRRDIIWDRPTWRLGDGQRVKEPKKGWRVYDDFGIYEENVGPDAEQAEKARRQARQPAASPEAQAAAELGLELPITWPEVRVRYRQLAKENHPDINGGDKAAEERLKSINHAYSILRKFLC
- the cobS gene encoding cobaltochelatase subunit CobS — encoded protein: MPDITVSVRQTFGIDVDMDVPAFSVGSEYVPDLDETYQFDRATTLAILAGFAHNRRVMIQGYHGTGKSTHIEQVAARLNWPCVRVNLDSHISRIDLIGKDAIVLRDGHQVTEFREGILPWALQNPVALVFDEYDAGRADVMFVIQRVLEVEGKLTLLDQNRVIRPHKSFRMFSTANTVGLGDTTGLYHGTQQINQGQMDRWSIVATLNYLPHDDEVNIVAAKLPAYNGKEGRETLSAMVRVADLTRAGFINGDISTVMSPRTVITWAENAKIFGDVGMAFRLTFLNKCDEVERSVVAEYYQRSFGKDLEDTGIRATRKN